The following are from one region of the Myxocyprinus asiaticus isolate MX2 ecotype Aquarium Trade chromosome 2, UBuf_Myxa_2, whole genome shotgun sequence genome:
- the LOC127411291 gene encoding histone H1-like — protein MAETAPAVKSPKKKSAAKPKKTGPSVGDLIVKAVSASKERSGVSLAALKKALAAGGYDVEKKNSRVKLAIKSLVTKGTLIQTKGTGASGSFKINKNQAESKKKPVKKAAPKVKKPAAAKKPKSAATKKPAAKKSPKKVKKPAAAKKAPKSPKKASKSPKKTKSATPKKAAKSPKKTKAAKPKSAKTKAAKPKKAAPKKK, from the coding sequence ATGGCAGAAACCGCTCCAGCTGTCAAATCGCCCAAGAAGAAATCTGCAGCTAAACCCAAGAAAACGGGTCCAAGCGTCGGTGATCTCATCGTCAAAGCTGTGTCCGCATCCAAGGAGAGGAGCGGCGTGTCTCTCGCCGCCCTGAAGAAAGCTCTCGCCGCCGGTGGATACGATGTGGAGAAGAAGAACTCCCGCGTCAAACTCGCCATCAAGAGTCTGGTGACTAAAGGGACTCTGATCCAGACCAAAGGAACCGGCGCCTCCGGCTCATTCAAGATCAACAAGAATCAAGCCGAGAGCAAGAAGAAACCCGTGAAGAAAGCCGCTCCTAAAGTCAAGAAACCCGCTGCTGCCAAGAAGCCCAAGAGTGCCGCGACAAAGAAACCCGCCGCTAAGAAATCCCCCAAGAAGGTGAAGAAACCCGCAGCCGCTAAGAAGGCACCGAAGAGCCCCAAGAAGGCATCGAAGAGCCCCAAGAAGACAAAGTCAGCAACCCCCAAGAAAGCAGCAAAGAGTCCCAAAAAGACCAAAGCTGCCAAACCCAAATCGGCAAAGACTAAAGCAGCCAAACCTAAAAAGGCAGCCCCCAAAAAGAAGTAA
- the LOC127410996 gene encoding histone H2A-like — protein sequence MSGRGKTGGKARAKAKTRSSRAGLQFPVGRVHRLLRKGNYAERVGAGAPVYLAAVLEYLTAEILELAGNAARDNKKTRIIPRHLQLAVRNDEELNKLLGGVTIAQGGVLPNIQAVLLPKKTEKPAKK from the coding sequence ATGAGCGGCAGAGGTAAAACCGGCGGTAAAGCTCGTGCAAAGGCTAAAACTCGTTCATCCAGGGCAGGACTGCAGTTCCCCGTCGGTCGTGTACACAGACTGCTCCGCAAAGGAAACTACGCAGAGCGCGTTGGTGCCGGTGCTCCTGTTTATCTGGCCGCTGTGCTCGAGTATCTCACCGCTGAAATCCTGGAGTTGGCCGGAAACGCCGCTCGGGACAACAAGAAGACTCGTATCATTCCCCGTCACCTGCAGCTGGCAGTGCGGAACGATGAAGAGTTGAACAAACTCTTGGGTGGAGTGACCATCGCTCAGGGTGGTGTGCTGCCCAACATCCAGGCTGTGCTGCTGCCCAAGAAGACCGAGAAACCCGCCAAGAAATAA
- the LOC127411219 gene encoding histone H4: MSGRGKGGKGLGKGGAKRHRKVLRDNIQGITKPAIRRLARRGGVKRISGLIYEETRGVLKVFLENVIRDAVTYTEHAKRKTVTAMDVVYALKRQGRTLYGFGG; encoded by the coding sequence ATGTCTGGAAGAGGTAAAGGTGGTAAAGGACTCGGAAAAGGAGGCGCCAAGCGTCACCGCAAAGTGTTGCGTGATAACATCCAGGGAATCACCAAACCCGCAATCCGTCGTCTCGCTCGCCGTGGCGGTGTCAAGCGTATCTCCGGTCTGATCTACGAGGAGACTCGCGGTGTGTTGAAGGTGTTTCTGGAGAACGTTATCCGTGATGCCGTCACCTACACTGAACACGCCAAGAGAAAGACCGTCACTGCCATGGACGTTGTGTACGCGCTGAAACGACAGGGACGAACTCTGTACGGATTCGGAGGATAA
- the LOC127411059 gene encoding histone H2B-like, which yields MPEPAKSAPKKGSKKAVTKTAGKGGKKRRKSRKESYAIYVYKVLKQVHPDTGISSKAMGIMNSFVNDIFERIGGEASRLAHYNKRSTITSREIQTAVRLLLPGELAKHAVSEGTKAVTKYTSSK from the exons ATGCCTGAACCAGCTAAATCCGCACCGAAGAAAGGATCCAAGAAGGCCGTCACAAAGACCGCCGGTAAGGGAGGAAAGAAGcgcaggaagtccaggaaggagaGTTACGCTATCTACGTGTATAAAGTCCTGAAACAGGTTCATCCTGACACCGGGATCTCTTCCAAGGCGATGGGAATCATGAACTCTTTCGTCAACGACATCTTCGAGCGCATCGGCGGTGAAGCGTCTCGTCTCGCTCACTACAACAAGCGCTCCACCATCACATCGAGAGAGATCCAGACCGCCGTGCGTCTGCTGCTGCCCGGTGAACTGGCCAAACACGCCGTGTCTGAGGGCACAAAGGCCGTCACCAAATACACCAGCTCCAA ATAG